Genomic segment of Polycladomyces abyssicola:
GTAGACTGTAAGCCAATCGGTTCGGTTCCATTCCCCAGTAAAAACCGGGTAGCTGGTACAGCCGGTCCATTTGTTCGGGATGCACAGGCAATTCCTCCTTGATGATCAGGTGTCCTTTTCATCGCGCTGTCTTGCCACCCAAACGTGCAACATGGGTGTCAACGAGCGAAATTGAACGTCATATCCCCGTGATATCCACCATTGGCACAGCCAATCCAGGCGAACATAGTATTCGGATGCCATCTCCTTCAGCACGTCCGTTCTGCCCGCCCGGCGGATCTTCTCTTTCCAAGCGTGAAACGTCTCGTCGCTCTCAATCATCCAATCGACAATACCGACCCTCCCGCCCGGGCGCAAAACCCGGCGCATCTCCTCCAGTGCCAAAGGTTTTTGTTCTTCGAGCAAGTGATGAAATGCGAAGCTGGTGACGACAAAGTCGAAAGCATGATCGGGGAAGGGGATGGCCAAAAAATTGCCCAGTTTGGTCGTCATTTGGGGAAATTTCTTGCGGCAGCGTCGCAGCATTTCCGCCGACTGATCCACGGCGGCCATCCGAATTCCGTTTGCGAGAAACCGTCCGGACAGATTGCCCGTTCCCGCTCCCAGGTCCAAGCCGGTTTCTCCCGGTCGGGCATCGATCCACTCGGTCAGCGTTTGCAAGGCGTTATCGTACTCTGCATACAGGTCCAGCGGATCATTTTTCTCCACGCGCTGGTCAAACGATTCCGTCTGTCGAT
This window contains:
- a CDS encoding MerR family transcriptional regulator — protein: MQIKEMAERLGITPRAIRYYEEKGLIAPPKEPDNRYRTFTEEEAWRLQTIVTLRRIGMPVNEIKKVLAEVDRGHEHVVTRYLELQRAATFTEWVRLKHQLEIIERMIQNGEQNHAPSWDDWYRLTRHWQEQEQWRLKWRDRWAFDRQTESFDQRVEKNDPLDLYAEYDNALQTLTEWIDARPGETGLDLGAGTGNLSGRFLANGIRMAAVDQSAEMLRRCRKKFPQMTTKLGNFLAIPFPDHAFDFVVTSFAFHHLLEEQKPLALEEMRRVLRPGGRVGIVDWMIESDETFHAWKEKIRRAGRTDVLKEMASEYYVRLDWLCQWWISRGYDVQFRSLTPMLHVWVARQRDEKDT